DNA sequence from the Pectinophora gossypiella chromosome 12, ilPecGoss1.1, whole genome shotgun sequence genome:
TATTGTATATCAAGAATAGAAGATTTAGTTGTTGAAGTGAGTTGCTGTCGATATTGTGTGTGGCGAAAGATACGTAGaaaaaagtgtaataattattcaatACTCATCATGATCCTGACTATTCCTGACACTATTACGCTCTTATGGGATCATTGGATGTTTtgaagaaagatctttgtgtataaaacaaatattattatgtttagacacacacacacacacaaacacacacacacacacacacacaaatataacaaaaatataaacctaCCTACATCTGAAATTATACCTTATAAATTAAACACTAACTTACATTACCTAATTAAATTTCTAAACTACATGTtgtctaaataaaattaagaggcaCAATTATCTGTAAAACTGTAGTTACCTAGCCTTAAGGGAAGTTACGGGTCATTCCAACACAAGTATCTGATTACTTACGGGGGAGACCTGTCCAATAATTGTAACtgatttatagaaataaattcaattcaattcaatatttattttatttagatgcaAATTACAAATTGGCCATCAATTAAACGAAGAAATTCGTTAAAAAAGTGCTTCCTTACTAAAATAAGTCGTAAATTGGTATTCAAACCAATAATTCATTGGAGTACGTACATACCGCAGCATTtgtgtacctaaatatataaaatatactaactGAACTGTAGGTAAGTGTTTGTATAATGTACCCTCATCCCCTCCGAAGCAAACTTTTCAATCTGGTCTGTGTAGTGTAGACGGATTAGAATTCGCTTACTTAGCCAAGAATGTGTAATGAGGGAAAAGTATTAAAGCAGCTGTGGTATACACCGACAGctactttgatttttttttaaactacggCCTCTTCAggaaatactttatttattgcgaacatttttttttataaaaatatttcataaatattacataattttaattgCCGTTAACAAACTAAAcgaaactttaaaataatatttttcaaaatacattggaggagctcggtggcgcagcggtaaacgcgctcggtctgcgattgttgaagttaagcaacttttgcaaaggccggtcataggacgggtgaccacaaaaaagaagttttcatctcgagctcctccgtgcttcggaaagcacgttacgccgttattcccggctgcattagcagtagttaataacaatcaatccgcactgggcccgcgtggtggtttaaggtccgatctccctatgggCCTATCCATCctggcctgtgccccagcagtggggacgttaatgggctgatgatggtatACATTTGTACTAAAAATCTATAAACCGTAGCTAAGTTAACCTTTGAGCTAGCCAACTTATTATCATCTTTCGCATGCTATAACGTTGTACCTATTAGACGTGATGTGGCTTTGTAGCTGGAAGCCCCGGCGTTATCTTATTCTAGCTTTCAGCATGAAACAggcacaagtaaattagtttccAGAAGTTTCCAGAAGCAATCCAGCCAAAACTGTAAGTAGATTACAAGACGCGTAATCTAATCGACAGCGGTAATCCGTCGGAAGTGGCAAAAATGCAAATCGCGGCAAATCTGTAGAAACAACGCAATCCCGACCGTACCGCGCCGCGCCCGGGGCGAACACGTAGCGTCATGGAGACTGGATGCTATCGACGATTgcaataggtacggtcacgagcattaatatgtattcactttggtaccatgtcacattcacttttttgacaaattgaactgtaagtctcactaaatgtcaaatatgttagtgcgacagagtcctaaagtgggtacattatattgctcatgaccgtacctacctataaataaaataaaataaataaataaaataaaaagagtttatttcggacatgatcCATAGAGGTTAGTAACAAACAATGAACAACTTAGGTAAtatagtgttagtaatagaacaattaaggtaacaataaaaattacaaacaatatttttgGGTAGAAGTTTCTAGTATTGTAGGTATATGTAgctaattatacagggtgttagtgacgtcgtaacgaaaactttaagggatgattgagaccatgattctgagatgatatgaagtggaattttccgtcgcaaaagtatgaataagaaaataataaaataaaaaacaaaaattttcatgaattttccgacggaaaattccacttgatatcaactcagaatcgtggtctgaatcatcccccacagtatttgttacggtgtcactaacacccatacctacttgtatgggtacagtatgtacttgtgcggggtgtaagtgacatcgtaacgaatactgagggggatgaaacagctgattattccgagttaatatcaagtggaatttttcgtcgcaaaagtatagaattgaaaataattttaaaaaactaaaaaaaaatcatgaattttgcgacggaaaattgcacttgatatcaactcagaatcatggtctgaatcatccccctcagtattcgttacgatgtcactaacacccagtatatttttatacaaactcTGTTGTGGCCGTGTACGGAAAGGCTCATTTAgggttatcaaatcaaataattatttagGTATTCGGACAACATAAGATCCATAGGGTTAGTGACAAAAACTTACAACAACTtactacaacaacaacaacatcaacTTCTTTATGTATTATGAGGAAAGatcctttaaaaaaaagaaaaattaacagataataggtattattataatttttgtaaATCTTTTCCGTCGTGACAGGACCTAATGTTCACTTTTTGTTACTTTATCTCATAAATAATGGCGTAGTTTTCAActacttatgtatttattattttttatatttaacagtCTCAGGCCACAATgtaaaattatcatttttaatttttgaagaaCTTTTATGCAAGTATAGGTAATGAGATGCTCTATCACACACTCGGCACAAGGTATGTTCAGTTGTTGTGATCAGACAAGTTCATACgtttcagtacaattagtatttattttagatatttttattttaaaatacctaatcacaaaaaaataaaattaccataaaataaaataaacaggtgggtacctacttaaaaaataaatacctatagttaattattttatgaccATAAATGTATTTCGTTGTGAATACGTAATCCTAGCGATTATACCGAGCAACTCGAGCTGGGGGGTTGGGCTGTGACCCCCGGACCCCCTACAGCCCCCGGGGGGTAGCGTTACAGCCGGGGTGTGGTTTGCCGTTCAATAACTTAATACTCTGGAAAGGCTTTCACGCTGAAATCTCGCTGAAGTGTAGCGCGCGGAATCTGCTTTGATATTTGCGATTATAtttttgacttttatttatatatattttgttagggATGAATTTGTAGTGCGGGAGACGCGTTAGATGTCGTGGAATTATTCAAATGGGTTCAACTATAGTAGTGTTGATTTTATATTAGAGGTAAAGACacatttttaagaaaaaacgtttttttaatCAGTTCTAGAGTTTAGTTTAGGTAAGGTTTGGTGACACGTTACAAATGagttaaatacctacctaagtatttatatgtacctattttttaacTCATGGTTATCTGTTATGATAGAAAAACAGCAAGGAATAGGAGAGAGAAAGCATATTATCAATTTTTTCTTTACCTACCTATGTAAATTAGCAGTGTACGTAACAActacaaaatataatttgtgtacttatggaactaaaaaataaataaaaaaaaatgtattaagggTAAGATTTTAAATATATGGGTCAGAAGTTTGTTTCTTTATTCAGATAGGGAAATGTGAAACTGATGAGATATTGACCCACCGTGTAGCATCGTGCAAATACAGGCGTGTAATCCACCCGGATGATATGTGGAGGCTATTAATTGCAGGTTTGTAGGGAATCGATAGACGGGAGTGGGGGGTGGTCCCGTGGAGGGGGGCGGTGTATCATggcggcgcgggggcgggtgggCGCGGCGCGGGGGCGCTCGTTAACCGCGGCCGTCGGATACGCGGCCGAGCCCGCTGTAAGCTATCCGGCCCCCGGCGGCCGCGCGCCGATTGGCCGGCGCCGCGCGCGCACAGTAACCGATAGCCAAtcgcgcgcgcggcgcggcgccgccCCCGGCGCTCCGGCCGCGGCGGCTCACATCGCGCGCGACTCCGCGCACACTCGCACCGATGCGCGGCTCCTGGGACGAGTCCACGACGGCGGCGCTGCACGCGCGCATCCTGGAGGCGCACCGCGGGCCTGCGGCCGACCGCGCCGCCGAGCCTGCGCCCTGCGCCGACCCGCCGGCCGCAGCCACGCTGGCGCTCGAGCTGGCCGCGCCAACGCCGCTGCTGCCGCTGCCCACGCTCTCCTTCAGCGCGGCGCAGGTGGCCACCGTGTGCGAAACCCTTGAGGAGAGCGGCGACGTGGAGCGGCTGGCACGCTTCCTGTGGTCGCTGCCGGTGGCGCACCCCAACGTGGCCGAGCTGGAGCGCTGCGAGGCCGTGCTCCGTGCGCGGGCCGTCGTCGCCTTCCACGCCGGCCGCCACCGCGAGCTTTACTCCATCCTTGAGCGACATCGCTTCCAGCGCTCCAGCCACGCCAAGCTGCAAGCGCTGTGGCTGGAGGCGCACTACCAGGAGGCGGAGAGACTGCGTGGCCGCCCGCTCGGCCCGGTCGACAAGTACCGCGTACGCAAGAAGTTCCCGCTGCCGCGCACGATATGGGACGGGGAACAGAAGACGCACTGCTTCAAGGAGCGCACGCGGTCGCTACTACGCGAGTGGTACCTGCAGGACCCGTACCCCAACCCGACCAAGAAGCGCGAGCTGGCGGCGGCCACGGGGCTGACACCCACGCAGGTGGGGAACTGGTTCAAGAACCGGCGGCAGCGggaccgcgccgccgccgccaagAACCGCTCGGCGCTGCTGGGCCGCGGGTTCGCCTCCTCCTCCACCTACGACGAGGACTCGGCCGACTCCGAAATCAACGTCGACGAGGAGTAACAGACACAGTGACACGTGATACAGTTCCGTGGATGTGGACGAACGTTGCAATATAGACACGTATCCTAGTTAGAGTCACAAAGTCCGTGATGTGATGTTAAGCTATCGTAAACCAGTTTATTAGGATGTAATTCTGTCGTTGAAAGTGTAAAGCGAGTGCTTGAAGCGGTCTTCTGCGTATCAGTATCAGGTATGTACTATTGTAGTGAAAGTTCAATTACTGTTGCCTTTTGATATAAACTTGTACATTTGACAGACGCGCGATGTTCTGATAGAGACGCTTCGCAGAGAAGGTTCACAGggttattttgaattttatctcGAGTGTTATGTTATACTCTCGCCCTATTGGGGTTTATTTAatgttagtttatttatttcatttcgcGTCTATATTTAGTTTGTGTATAGGTCAAATATTAGGTTTACTCGATGGCTTTCCGCGAGAAgcatttacttacctattaaatcATATATCGAGCTATTTTACcagtaaatattaaattttatttatcttgtCAAGTGTTAGTTTTATGTTATAGTGATTACGATCTTGTAGATAGTTATATGAAGGTTTGTACCTGACCACGTTTACACGATCACTTGCCAGCTCTGTTAGTGATACTTACTTTGTCTCGCTGTGAGGcataatacttttattattataaattatttattttgtacaaccgtttttgaaaaattaaagatatttaaaatgcCGTGATAAGCAAAggattaattattttctttatttaagaataCATAAACAGCTCTACTTTTATCAAATAGGCCTATTTGTATTAATATTACAAACTTAAACAACCCAGTAGTTATTATTTTGCTTTTTAATAGTGTTTATAAAGTTTATATCTATACGCTTTGTTAAACTCACGCAATTTACAATCATAAAATCAGTATTAGGTGATCatatgggtacctacctacattgttTTTACTATTAATGATTTTACTCTAATTAGTTTGTCAATTCGACTTCAAAATAGTAGGTGGTACCCGCTATACAGCTGTATTtgtaaatatgtaggtatattacctaccaaagaatataaaaaaaaactagggaCTTATTTTACatgttaaatatatatatatatatttatatatatatatatatatatatatatatatatatatatatatatatatatatatatatatatatatatatatatatatatatatatatatatatgacatGTAGAGTGAATAAGGTATTTTAACTTTATTGTAGAGCTCAAAAATcaaatttattacaaatattttgagcagttcataaaaaaatattacaacaataaaatttacataaaaacattaaataaaaaaataggttttgTTCAGGATTTTACGAGGTTAAAATTAATGATGAAGGATTTGTAAAGGGAGGTTAAAaacatctaagcaattcatctaaatatcaaatataatatttaaagtttacgtatgtaaaaaaatatgtgcaACATTgagtttttagatgaattgcttcagtgtggcctttttattcCCCCTGTtcaaattcattattattttttccccCTTGACTTAcaaattcattatttatctatattagaggtacatttttatttataggttAGAAAATGTTAACTAGAACATTCGTGCTTTATCGCGGTATTTTCAATGTctcaatttttataaataaaaaaaagccaGTAAAATGACGCTGTAAAGATAGGGATATATTTCTTTTGTAGAGTGTGACCTCAGAGCCTGGGGTCTAATCCTGTGCatcatgatgatgaatgatgggCGTGATTTGAACATTATGGGGGTAGTTTGTTGAAATTCATTAACTACTTTTTACATTGCCTAATATGTTTTACCGTCGTATCATGgttatgacatttatttaaaaaatataataatattgactgaataataattacaggatgataataaaaaaatatgaacccgtgttgaacatttttttgacgcggaataaatgaatatttaatttaattttttcagttttataacTCCTAAGGATTGTGGCCGatgtatacttattatattttggcTTGACAAAACCGTTTCAAGTGTCGTGGTTgtgaatttaaaattttagatttttttactaTACACAATCAAATTCCTATAAAATTACAACTTTACAGCAGTTATAAATGCAATGCGTTGTTGAaatcatattattaataatgcaTAAGTGTTTCTAACGCCCAATATATAAAGCAACAATAGATTTGGGTAcgtgaaatatatatatatatgaaaaagagtctaaattatataaaacatcATCTATCTTGTACAACTCAGTTAATTGTCTAAATTAATAAgcatttttaatgttattaaacTGTCATTTTTAAGCCAGAAAACATATCTAACTGTATTACACTCACAAACAGCAACGACTATGAAATTACTGTCACGGAGTTAAGGTCCGTTCATTTTGCGACATTTACATTGGGCCTGTATTtaagtcaaaacaaaaaaaagaaaatgtcaaattttcaCAATTTAAAATCTCATTCTTGTAAATTTTTATCCAGACTAGTTTTTCATTGTCAAAATTTGacatattgtatattttaacaTGTAAGCTAGTGTGTTATAATCGTCCGATTAACAGTTTTTGAATTTCCACATTTTTCCCCGTTCTGGTTCAAATCAGGGGCGTTAGGTTAACTTAGCTAGCCATAGTGACTCCCAAGAgaattgtaaaaatgtattatataaaacaaaatgaaaattgTAAATACGATATCGACTTACAATACAgtcattaaattaaaattgttaataaaattatattcgtAAACATTTACTTTGTATTATTTCATCACATTGAATCTAAAGACAAATGAGGCCCAAATGTTTATACACTTGGGTACTGAATTCTGTCAATAAATGCCGACCATTAAAAATAACGTATCGAAGAAATATCGAGGAACATTAAAGACAAGAAAAAACAGTTCAAGAAAAAAACCCGCAATCCAAAGGCAAAGGAACAATTAATCAAAAGATTAACTCGTGAGTCGATTGAAATTGTTTTGACTATGATGGTCTTCAAATATGGTGATTATGATTACAAAGGATAAATAAAAGAGCAATATAAATATCGGTGAAATTGACGACTATTTAAATCttacaaatttaaaattgaaagaaaacattGCAAGAATTTGATAACATGAATACGAGAGTATTATTGGCAATCTGCGACAAGATGAATTAAGAAAAAATGATTATTAAGATAAATTTGTGTGCTGAAATAAAAGATTTGGTACTTTATCTGCGATATACCCATAATATTACTTGCAAAGCGACATTCTGGCATCTCAAAATATAATtacatgtatgtaattattaaaTGTAACGTTTCTTATTACAATTacacaattaaaaaaagtacAGAACACCAGTAGAGAAATTGACA
Encoded proteins:
- the LOC126371520 gene encoding homeobox protein SIX6-like, which translates into the protein MRGSWDESTTAALHARILEAHRGPAADRAAEPAPCADPPAAATLALELAAPTPLLPLPTLSFSAAQVATVCETLEESGDVERLARFLWSLPVAHPNVAELERCEAVLRARAVVAFHAGRHRELYSILERHRFQRSSHAKLQALWLEAHYQEAERLRGRPLGPVDKYRVRKKFPLPRTIWDGEQKTHCFKERTRSLLREWYLQDPYPNPTKKRELAAATGLTPTQVGNWFKNRRQRDRAAAAKNRSALLGRGFASSSTYDEDSADSEINVDEE